The Acipenser ruthenus chromosome 25, fAciRut3.2 maternal haplotype, whole genome shotgun sequence genome has a window encoding:
- the LOC117413877 gene encoding interferon alpha-inducible protein 27-like protein 2, protein MAKVLILGAVSAATGIAAAPLVVGALGFTAAGIAAGSLAASLMSSAAVAGGGAVGAGSTVAVLQSIGAAGLGAAGTGVAGTIGAAAGTLFALF, encoded by the exons ATGGCAA AAGTTCTAATTCTAGGCGCAGTCAGTGCAG CCACCGGTATCGCTGCAGCCCCCTTGGTCGTGGGAGCCTTGGGTTTTACGGCAGCCGGCATTGCAGCGGGGTCTTTGGCCGCCTCTCTCATGTCCTCGGCCGCTGTTGCAGGTGGCGGGGCAGTAGGCGCTGGCAGTACAGTTGCAGTATTGCAGTCGATCG GGGCTGCTGGTTTGGGAGCGGCCGGCACAGGGGTGGCTGGCACGATTGGagcagccgctgggaccctgtttGCGCTGTTCTAA